The window AAACGCaaatttactaataatattacagcTTTGTATCTGCATAGGGTCATCACAGCAAATATATTGTAGCAGGGCTCGGAAGCAGCAATTGTTCTCTGATTATATATTGTGGTAACTTGTATCTGCTACATGCTGCTGCTGTAGGTGACTGCAAAGTCATCAGTGTGCTAATTTCCAGGCATGGCCCAAATGTTCTCTTACACCTCCCTCTTGACCATGTTCAGGTTTCTCTTGTTTACTTTGTTTGTGTAGGGATATCATTACCACACATTTGTACAATTTCTACTGTGACAAATTTCTGATGTAGGTATGCCTCCATAACTACATCTTCTTGCAGCCTTTCATTatctactgtaacatcctcctctctggtactccactaacccgactctttcctctacaatctattatgaatgctgcagccagactcatccatccttcccaccgctcctcttctgttgcctctccttgtagttctcttcattgtcttctatttcacctgagaatcaaattcatctcctgtgctttgcctgcgaatccccccacagttcttgccccacttacctttctgatctgttagaaaaataccccccctagccgctctcctcactcctccaatgacctactaatgacttcatcactcataacctcatcacacgcacggctccaagacttttctagagctgctctgactctctggaatgtcTCTTCTTgccctattctgcttgctcctaccctcataaaaaaaacaaaaaaaaataaaattcatctttttaaatTGCTCTACCTGTTTTCTTTGTCTTCTGTTCCTTACTActtagccaccattccatatccccctccaatTGTGTACTAATCtgtcccccacctcatagattgaaTGCTCCTTTGGGCTGGGTCCTTTCTTCCTTCTATTTCCCCCTTTAATGGGTACCACTGCCACAGAACTCCACTGACTGAGATATCTAAAGCATTTGATAATGTTGAATTCTGGGTCCCCCTCTGCCCTCTGTGGGTATTTCCTCCAGACCAGTGACTGCAGGACCCAACAGCCTACATAATACCAAAGAGGTCCAGGCATCTGATATTTTAGAAGTGACCAGTGctaaccatttttaaaaatgatagagATTGACATTTGTATggtggattgggggggggggggttaagtttTGAAGCCAAAACACACCTTTAGATGCTCAGGGTTCTTCAAATTTGCGTTTTGTTGTTTGCCATTTTCTGGTATCTGATTGGCTTCATCAGAGTCTAACCTCTGGTTAGCTagaattttttcattgtttatcattttttctcTCCCTAGGTGGGCAAAGAATAAAATCATTCTGGCCACTGAAGATCTGTTAATCTGACTTTGGACCAACCAGTGTTGCCTGAAGATATGCAATGTTTTTGATGAATTTTGAAGGCCTGACATGTAGCTGGATCCACAGAGAGTAACTGGTTGTTGTAAGATATTGCCTCTCCCTCCTTGGAACATTAGACTGGTTGTTTAGAGGGTCTACACCTTATCTAGAACCCCCCAGGGGAATGCCGCGCAAGGTTAGCGTGGCGGCCTGGGGGGCGGCCCTCTTTATTTCATGGAATGCTATTCTCCTCCTCTACCTCATGAGCCGACCAAAGGGTCCCGATGCCACGGACCTTACGGCACACGTCATAAGACTGGCTGAAGAAGCCGAAGCAGAATTGGAGAAGCAGAAAGGACTGCTTCAACAGATTCACCACTACAGTGGTCTCCTTAAACATCAGCCGGCTGCCCCCAATGTTGCACGTGGCCCTGAAATACTCCAGAGACTTTCTAACGGATCTGTTCCATCTCCAACACCCTTTGCCTCTGATCCACAATCTGTGGTCATTCCAATCCTCGTAGTGGCATGTGACCGGCCCTCTGTCAGGAAGTGTTTGGACTCGCTGCTTAAATATCGCCCCTCGGTGGAGCAGTTCCCCATCATTGTTAGCCAAGATTGCGGCCATGCTGAAACATCGAGGGTCATTAAGTCGTACGGTGATGCCATCACGCATATCAACCAGCCCGACCTGTCTGAGGTTCCCGCTCCACCAGAACATAGAAAGTTTCAGGGCTACTATAAGATTTCCAGACACTATCGATGGGCACTCAACCAGGTAAGTGGAATTAAagaagctgttttctttttttttttttctttcctttctttggACAAGTGAAGACATTAAGAGAGAGGGATAGGCTGTTGCTGCTACTGCTTAATGCAGATGAAAGAAATCAGGTCTTCAATCCAATTTTGcattatttccttttaatttcatCCCTGCATAGCTTTCCTAATCAGTGTTCATTCACAGCAGATAACTCATTTACAGACTGAAATTAAGcagtcttttattaaaaaatacattcgtTTTTATTGCTGGGTGGAAAAGTCCAAGTCTTCAAATTCCAAGCAATCTTCAAGAATTTTTTAACACCATGGGAAAATCCATGTGATATCATGTGCTGGTGTTTGCTATATGATGGTGACTCATGTTATTTTATGACCTGGATGCAATATTAAAACCAAACAGTTATGAGAATTTAGGTAGAAATCAGAGTGGAGGGATCAAGTTATTTTGGGATGGTGATTCATGTTTGGTACACCAATATCATAATGCACCTCTACAGCTTGAATCACACCTTgctctgctttaataaattcacCCAGCTTTTATTGTCACATACTGTCACATCCACCTTTTCCAGGAGGGAAGACCAATATCGGACTATTTGATCTTTAGGAAGCAATGTGACTTTCTCTCTTCTGATTTGATGATTGGCTCCTTGGGCTTTCAGTGTGTTGTATAGGGTTGGGTAAAGATTGCCCAGTATTGTGTAAGCACCAAGTCTTATATTGGAACTTTAGTAGGGTAATGTCTTGATCTCCTTGTTCTTGGCGACCAAACAAATGGTAGATAAGCAAAAAGATGGAGAGGAgaagctgtatttgtttttagttggaGTTCCACCTTTGAATTAAAGAGCTCACAGTGCATACAATACGTAAGCATTGAGCGTGTAGAAACAAAAGCTGTACCTCATCTTGGCTCTGGAACTAGAGCCAAAGGGCCAGCTGCCTTCTGGGACGACTGGGTCAGGCGTCATGAACAAAGACTTGGGTCTTACGCATACCCATTGGGGTGTGGTAACTTTCACACATAGGGGTGAAGCGTGTTTTTGGCTCCCCCTAAGGACTGGGCAGGTTATGACCCATCATGGAGTTAAGCTGATCTATTTTTCCCCTGAAGAAACAAAATCTGTACCTCATCTTCGGgcattttaagggtttttttgtaTAGTTGAATGTTCTATGGTGAGtttctaattatattttcttCTCCACCTAGGTCTTAAAAGTGCTGGGTTACAAGTCGGCCATTGTAGTAGAAGACGATTTGGAAGTAGCCCCAgacttttatgaatatttcttagCTACTCATTCCCTCCTCCGGAAGGACCCCAGCTTGTGGTGTGTCTCTGCCTGGAATGACAACGGAAAAGAGAATCTTGTGGAGCCCAAGGGCAGTGCCATTCTTCACCGTTCCGATTTCTTCCCAGGCCTTGGCTGGTTGCTGCTTCGGGAGCTTTGGGAGGAACTAGAGCCAAAGTGGCCAGCTGCCTTCTGGGACGACTGGGTCAGGCGTCCCGAACAGAGACTTGGGAGGGCATGCATAAGACCAGAGTTGCCTCGCACTCGAACATTTGGAAGGAAAGGGGTTAGCCAAGGACAGTTTTTTGACCAGCATTTAAGGTTCATCAAATTGAACCAGGACCCAGTGTCCTTCACCAAAATAGACCTTTCATATCTCCTCAAAGAAAATTATGACCCCTGGTTTGTGGGGCAAGTTTACGAAGCACCCAAAGCTCGTGCAGAAGAGGTGCTTCAGGGGCAAGTGCCCGGAGGAAGGACGGTGAGGGTGGAATATTCCACTAGAGACACTTTCAAGGCCATGGCCAGATCATTCGGTGTTATGGATGACCTGAAGTCTGGTGTGGCTCGAGTTGCCTATAAAGGTGTGGTAACTTTTACACATAGGGGGAGGAGAGTGTTTTTGGCTCCCCCTAAAGACTGGGCAGGTTATGACCCATCATGGAGTTAAGCTGATCCATTGTTTCTCTGGATTTAGGGGAGGATATGTGGCAGATAAAGTAATTTTCTCTATGAGAGGTTCAGAGGGTCCAATATGTATAGGTGCTATCTAATGCCAGGTCACTGCACAACTAAAGAGCTCTAGGTTCCAAGGGATCCGGTTGAAGGTCAGAAACCATTTTGCTGAAAAAGTGTGAC is drawn from Pyxicephalus adspersus chromosome Z, UCB_Pads_2.0, whole genome shotgun sequence and contains these coding sequences:
- the MGAT1 gene encoding alpha-1,3-mannosyl-glycoprotein 2-beta-N-acetylglucosaminyltransferase; translation: MPRKVSVAAWGAALFISWNAILLLYLMSRPKGPDATDLTAHVIRLAEEAEAELEKQKGLLQQIHHYSGLLKHQPAAPNVARGPEILQRLSNGSVPSPTPFASDPQSVVIPILVVACDRPSVRKCLDSLLKYRPSVEQFPIIVSQDCGHAETSRVIKSYGDAITHINQPDLSEVPAPPEHRKFQGYYKISRHYRWALNQVLKVLGYKSAIVVEDDLEVAPDFYEYFLATHSLLRKDPSLWCVSAWNDNGKENLVEPKGSAILHRSDFFPGLGWLLLRELWEELEPKWPAAFWDDWVRRPEQRLGRACIRPELPRTRTFGRKGVSQGQFFDQHLRFIKLNQDPVSFTKIDLSYLLKENYDPWFVGQVYEAPKARAEEVLQGQVPGGRTVRVEYSTRDTFKAMARSFGVMDDLKSGVARVAYKGVVTFTHRGRRVFLAPPKDWAGYDPSWS